One window of the Apium graveolens cultivar Ventura unplaced genomic scaffold, ASM990537v1 ctg8071, whole genome shotgun sequence genome contains the following:
- the LOC141704639 gene encoding cyclin-D2-1-like, translating to MAASDPFSLENLLCTDSLHFDDLEAIDDLNHLIDSNNLVDNGSEPLIGLIPMQSDQVVCSLFDKEKDFLPASDYLERLANEELEFVILEEAVDWMYKAHGHFCFGAPTIYLAINYLNRYLSVYEHLVEKFWSVQLVAVACLLLAAKLEDVGVPSTVDLQVADPSFIFEYQSLKSMELNVLASLKWRMYACTPFSYIDFFIRKLKSEDMIPSESLMYGSLIYKSCQFIVNTIEGVDFLEFRPSEISAAVAICVTRETQESEIDKAISGVMHFEKDRLLKCVQMIEDLTEIAASTDLPDGTVSVAARAGSGSPVGVLDAAFLSYRIYGRTVVSDPSSSNAANQDPKRRRLD from the exons ATGGCAGCCTCAGACCCTTTTAGTCTTGAAAACCTGCTTTGTACTGATAGTCTGCATTTTGATGACCTTGAGGCCATTGATGATCTTAACCATCTTATAGATTCTAATAATCTCGTGGACAATGGATCAGAGCCGTTAATTGGTCTTATTCCAATGCAGAGTGATCAAGTTGTGTGTTCTTTGTTTGACAAAGAAAAAGATTTTCTCCCAGCTAGTGATTATTTAGAAAGATTGGCTAATGAGGAACTTGAATTTGTGATATTAGAAGAAGCTGTTGATTGGATGTATAAG GCTCATGGGCATTTTTGTTTTGGAGCGCCGACTATTTACTTAGCGATTAATTACTTGAATCGCTATCTTTCTGTTTATGAACATCTA GTTGAAAAATTTTGGAGTGTTCAATTGGTAGCTGTGGCCTGCTTATTGTTAGCAGCAAAATTGGAAGATGTTGGAGTGCCATCTACTGTTGATTTGCAG GTGGCAGATCCTAGCTTTATTTTTGAATATCAGTCATTAAAATCGATGGAGCTTAATGTGTTGGCCAGCTTGAAATGGAGGATGTATGCTTGTACTCCGTTTTCGTATATAGATTTCTTCATTAGAAAGCTCAAAAGTGAAGATATGATTCCATCAGAGTCTCTGATGTATGGATCATTGATCTATAAATCATGCCAGTTCATAGTGAACACAATTGAAG GTGTTGATTTCCTAGAATTTAGGCCCTCGGAAATCTCAGCTGCTGTTGCAATCTGTGTTACGAGAGAAACACAGGAATCAGAGATTGACAAGGCAATATCTGGTGTCATGCATTTTGAGAAG GATAGGCTGCTGAAGTGTGTTCAAATGATTGAAGATTTGACAGAGATAGCAGCGAGTACTGATCTACCTGATGGTACTGTATCAGTAGCAGCTCGAGCAGGGTCCGGGAGTCCTGTTGGGGTGTTGGATGCAGCATTCTTGAGCTATAGAATCTACGGGAGAACAGTTGTTTCAGATCCTAGTTCATCAAATGCTGCTAATCAAGATCCGAAAAGGAGAAGGCTTGATTGA